Proteins from a genomic interval of Papaver somniferum cultivar HN1 chromosome 4, ASM357369v1, whole genome shotgun sequence:
- the LOC113271738 gene encoding uncharacterized protein LOC113271738: MALNIGSVPLHPNLLSHSVSFVSKHNHLFFFNRLSLSSSNSLAANHFYSSSSFTVAIHSEGAEGVTDEEEEPPGSNGSLSSARTQLDLLEQLSSSTDGNASDGKSNRLTIREQLMQLVGDRESEDFSILLGKKNLKKVSATFLTISQKRNIKRKAYLDDVSQRNDTFFFSTIAAFVIIPPIIILVVAVSTGYVQLLP, encoded by the exons ATGGCTTTGAATATCGGTTCTGTTCCTCTCCACCCAAATCTACTTTCCCATTctgttagttttgtatcaaaacaCAATcacttgttctttttcaatagaCTCTCCTTATCTTCTTCAAATTCACTTGCGGCAAACcatttctattcttcttcttcctttactGTAGCTATACATTCGGAAGGAGCGGAAGGAGtaacagatgaagaagaagaacctccTGGCTCTAATG GATCGCTCTCTTCTGCTCGAACTCAACTTGATCTCTTGGAACAATTGAGCTCTTCCACTGATG GTAATGCAAGTGACGGGAAATCAAATCGATTGACAATTCGCGAACAACTCATGCAATTGGTGGGAGATAGAGAAAGTGAGGATTTCAGCATTCTGTTGggtaaaaaaaatctaaagaagGTGAGTGCTACTTTCTTAACCATTTCACAGAAGAGAAACATCAAAAGAAAAGCTTACTTGGATGATGTTTCTCAGAGGAACGATACATTTTTCTTCTCCACGATTGCAGCCTTTGTAATTATTCCACCTATTATTATATTAGTGGTAGCTGTCTCAACTGGATATGTGCAACTTTTACCATGA